A window of the Cucurbita pepo subsp. pepo cultivar mu-cu-16 chromosome LG01, ASM280686v2, whole genome shotgun sequence genome harbors these coding sequences:
- the LOC111790066 gene encoding spermidine synthase, producing the protein MSAEHFVGSAADAAAAKKPEIENGVSASQPDSISSVIPGWFSEISPMWPGEAHSLKVEKVLFQGKSDYQNVLVFQSSTYGKVLVLDGVIQLTERDECAYQEMITHLPLCSIPNPKKVLVIGGGDGGVLREVARHSSVERIDICEIDKMVVEVSKEFFPRVAVGFEDPRVTLHIGDGVAFLKAVPEGTYDAVIVDSSDPIGPAQELFEKPFFASVAKALRPGGVVCTQAESIWLHMHIIEDIVTNCRQIFKGSVNYAWTTVPTYPSGVIGFMLCSTEGPPLDFKHPVNPVEVNGIDTVKSPLKFYNSEIHTAAFCLPSFAKKIIDSKAK; encoded by the exons ATGTCTGCGGAACATTTCGTTGGGTCGGCGGCCGATGCGGCGGCGGCGAAGAAACCTGAGATTGAGAATGGAGTATCCGCCTCACAGCCCGATTCTATTTCCTCTGTAATTCCTGGATGGTTTTCGGAAATTAGCCCAATGTGGCCTG GAGAGGCCCATTCCTTGAAGGTGGAGAAGGTTTTGTTTCAAGGGAAGTCTGATTACCAGAACGTGTTGGTATTTCAG TCATCAACTTATGGGAAGGTTCTGGTTTTGGATGGGGTGATTCAGCTTACAGAGAGAGATGAATGTGCTTACCAAGAGATGATCACCCACCTTCCACTTTGCTCAATTCCAAACCCCAAAAAG GTTCTCGTTATCGGTGGAGGAGATGGCGGTGTTTTGCGAGAGGTGGCTCGCCATTCATCTGTTGAGCGGATAGATATCTGTGAAATCGACAAGATGGTAGTTGAG GTTTCCAAAGAATTTTTCCCTCGCGTAGCTGTCGGGTTTGAGGATCCTCGCGTCACTCTTCATATTGGCGATG GCGTTGCATTTCTGAAGGCTGTTCCTGAGGGCACTTATGATGCAGTTATAGTGGATTCTTCTGATCCTATTG GTCCTGCACAAGAGCTCTTTGAGAAGCCGTTTTTTGCTTCAGTTGCCAAAGCTCTTCGACCAGGAGGTGTTGTGTGCACTCAAGCAGAGAGCATTTGGCTTCACATGCATATCATTGAAGACATCGTGACAAACTGCCGCCAAATATTCAAAGGCTCTGTCAACTATGCATGGACTACAGTTCCTACATATCCAAG CGGAGTGATTGGGTTTATGCTCTGCTCAACTGAGGGACCTCCTCTTGATTTCAAGCATCCAGTCAACCCAGTAGAGGTGAATGGTATCGACACCGTGAAGAGTCCGCTCAAGTTTTACAACTCGGAG ATTCATACAGCAGCTTTCTGTTTGCCTTCTTTTGCGAAGAAGATCATCGATTCAAAAGCAAAATGA